A genomic segment from Mycoplasma sp. 1018B encodes:
- the fmt gene encoding methionyl-tRNA formyltransferase: protein MIKILLAGTPEFAVPIFEELIKNFNVVAIVSQPDRLINRHGEKEETPTKKLAKKYNIKCFQPEKISHIKEELEKLDYDYLITAAFGQYIPTNILNIAKKLNLNVHGSLLPKYRGAAPIQYSLLNGDKETGISLMEMIKDMDAGDIFATLTYKIDELDTSDTLFTKLSKLTANKIVEWVKNLDNNKLTRIKQDNSLVTLSPKLNKKDGELKLTYSREKALNIIKAFSSNPGAYIFIDNKRVKIFNAVLNTKIKNAWSIEFTDGPLYIIDYQFESKKRVILH from the coding sequence ATGATAAAAATTTTGTTAGCAGGAACTCCTGAATTTGCCGTTCCTATCTTTGAAGAATTAATTAAAAATTTTAATGTAGTAGCAATTGTTTCTCAACCAGATCGTTTAATTAATCGCCATGGTGAAAAAGAAGAAACTCCCACTAAAAAATTAGCTAAAAAATATAATATTAAATGCTTTCAACCAGAAAAAATATCTCATATTAAAGAAGAATTAGAAAAACTTGATTATGATTATTTAATTACAGCTGCATTTGGACAATACATACCTACTAATATTTTAAATATTGCTAAAAAATTAAATTTAAATGTACATGGTTCACTTTTACCTAAATATCGTGGTGCAGCTCCTATTCAATATTCACTTTTAAACGGTGATAAGGAAACTGGTATTAGTTTAATGGAAATGATTAAAGATATGGATGCTGGAGATATTTTTGCTACTTTAACTTATAAAATAGATGAATTAGACACAAGTGATACTTTATTTACTAAATTAAGTAAACTTACTGCAAATAAAATAGTAGAGTGAGTTAAAAACTTAGATAATAATAAATTAACTAGAATAAAACAAGATAATTCTCTTGTTACATTATCACCTAAATTGAATAAAAAAGATGGTGAATTAAAATTAACCTATTCAAGAGAAAAGGCACTTAACATTATTAAAGCTTTTTCTTCTAATCCTGGGGCTTATATATTTATAGATAATAAAAGAGTAAAAATTTTTAATGCTGTTTTAAATACTAAAATAAAAAATGCTTGATCAATTGAATTTACGGATGGTCCGCTATACATAATTGATTATCAATTCGAAAGTAAAAAAAGAGTTATTTTACATTAA
- the mnmE gene encoding tRNA uridine-5-carboxymethylaminomethyl(34) synthesis GTPase MnmE, whose protein sequence is MINDTIAAISSGGKINQAISIIRVSGNDSVEIVKKIFTGKVGNNREITYGNIIDNFNDNFIIDEVLIAWFIGTNTFTGENTVEINCHGGIIITNKILELILANGARLAQPGEFSRRAFLNGKMDLIKAEAINDLIHAKTLKQTELAIKKFDGKTSLLIQNLINKLVYLIGAIEVNIDYPEYDDVENALGDNLKSNLYDFKKQLEKIIQASQNSRMIFEGIKVAILGKPNVGKSSILNCLLGQERAIVTDEAGTTRDIIEASYQINGVLFKLIDTAGLRKTTGKIENIGIDKTFETIKEADLILHVLDPTQSFNEFDNKIEHLAQKHNKKLLKIINKKDLMCNFDNNFEAIYISALNNDIEALENKLSNLYNLESLYDNDLYVNNTRQLALIYQAYKNILEALKTLENNLDSDLVIIDLRRAWTNLADITGRADNENLLDEMFKNFCLGK, encoded by the coding sequence ATGATTAATGACACAATAGCAGCTATAAGTTCAGGAGGCAAAATCAATCAAGCCATTTCTATCATAAGAGTTAGTGGTAATGACAGTGTTGAAATTGTCAAAAAAATTTTTACTGGCAAAGTAGGAAATAATCGTGAAATTACTTATGGTAATATAATCGATAATTTTAATGACAATTTCATAATTGACGAAGTTTTAATTGCTTGATTTATTGGTACAAATACTTTCACAGGAGAAAACACTGTAGAAATTAATTGTCATGGTGGAATTATTATTACCAACAAAATTTTAGAATTAATTTTAGCTAATGGTGCAAGATTAGCTCAACCAGGAGAATTTAGTAGAAGAGCTTTTTTGAATGGTAAAATGGATTTGATTAAAGCTGAAGCAATTAATGATTTAATTCATGCAAAAACATTAAAACAAACAGAATTAGCAATCAAAAAATTTGATGGAAAAACTTCTTTGTTAATTCAAAATTTAATTAATAAATTAGTTTATTTAATTGGCGCAATAGAAGTTAATATTGATTATCCTGAATATGATGATGTTGAAAACGCATTAGGAGATAACTTAAAAAGTAATTTATATGATTTTAAAAAACAATTAGAAAAAATTATTCAAGCTAGTCAAAATAGTAGAATGATTTTTGAAGGTATAAAAGTGGCAATTTTAGGAAAACCTAATGTTGGTAAATCTTCAATTCTAAATTGTTTACTAGGTCAAGAAAGAGCTATAGTCACAGATGAGGCAGGAACTACCAGAGATATTATCGAAGCAAGTTATCAAATTAATGGTGTTTTGTTTAAATTAATTGACACTGCAGGATTAAGAAAAACTACCGGTAAAATTGAAAATATAGGTATTGATAAAACATTTGAAACTATTAAAGAAGCAGATTTGATACTGCATGTTTTAGACCCGACACAATCTTTTAATGAATTTGATAATAAAATAGAACATTTAGCTCAAAAACATAACAAAAAACTTCTTAAAATAATAAATAAAAAAGATCTAATGTGTAATTTTGATAATAATTTTGAAGCTATTTATATTAGTGCTTTAAATAATGATATAGAAGCTTTAGAAAATAAATTAAGCAATTTATATAATTTAGAATCATTGTACGATAATGATTTATATGTTAATAATACAAGACAATTAGCATTAATATATCAAGCTTATAAGAATATTTTAGAAGCTTTAAAAACTTTAGAAAATAATTTAGATTCTGATTTAGTGATTATTGATTTAAGAAGAGCTTGAACTAATTTAGCAGATATAACTGGAAGAGCGGATAATGAAAATTTATTAGATGAAATGTTTAAAAATTTTTGTTTAGGCAAATAA
- a CDS encoding TatD family hydrolase, which translates to MGIKYVDAHTHPIKEYYQNNFDVIEKAKNKGVGVMLVTGCSLKENEEVKKICQKYDYTFAVIGVHPTEVTGKNDALELEKQLDNNIVAIGEIGLDYHWDIPKAIQKESFIAQIELAKKYNLPVVIHMRDAYEDLYEIIKEYPDVKFMIHTYSGNLEWAKKFYNLGCYFSFSGVITYKNNQDSLDVLNWLPVERILTETDAPYLSPAQKRGQMNYSNYVIYITTYIAGIKQMPVEKFADQIVKNAKELFNLNVSRKK; encoded by the coding sequence ATGGGAATTAAATATGTTGATGCTCATACGCATCCGATAAAAGAATATTATCAAAATAATTTTGATGTAATTGAAAAAGCTAAAAATAAAGGTGTAGGAGTTATGCTTGTAACTGGATGTTCTTTAAAAGAAAATGAGGAAGTCAAAAAAATTTGTCAAAAGTATGATTATACCTTTGCAGTTATAGGTGTGCATCCTACTGAAGTTACTGGTAAAAACGATGCTCTTGAATTAGAAAAACAATTAGACAATAATATTGTAGCAATTGGAGAAATTGGATTGGATTATCATTGAGATATTCCTAAAGCAATTCAAAAAGAATCATTTATTGCTCAAATAGAATTAGCTAAAAAATATAATTTACCAGTAGTTATTCATATGCGTGATGCTTATGAAGATTTATATGAAATAATAAAAGAATATCCAGATGTTAAATTTATGATTCATACTTACAGTGGGAATTTAGAATGAGCTAAAAAATTTTACAATTTAGGTTGTTATTTTAGTTTTAGTGGTGTGATAACTTATAAAAATAATCAAGATAGTTTAGATGTTTTGAATTGATTACCAGTTGAAAGAATTCTAACAGAAACAGACGCTCCTTATTTAAGTCCAGCACAAAAAAGAGGTCAAATGAATTATTCAAATTACGTTATTTATATTACAACTTATATTGCTGGTATTAAACAAATGCCAGTAGAAAAATTTGCAGATCAAATTGTAAAAAATGCTAAGGAATTATTTAATTTAAATGTTTCTAGAAAAAAATAA
- the rsmA gene encoding 16S rRNA (adenine(1518)-N(6)/adenine(1519)-N(6))-dimethyltransferase RsmA: MFLEKNNIQAKKKFGQNFLIDKKIIQRIIDLVESKNKKILEIGPGLGALSKFLVKECTEFKALEIDNQMIDYLLKNQILQEKHLIKGDFLKIDLTPFNDYEIVGNIPYNITSEILLKIFEYRHLFKRAIIMMQKEVADRLVAKYNTVNYSKLTITAQYVANIKKHFLISKNAFNPSPKVDSAIVEFKFKQIKNDNYETLKDFFKLCFFARRKKLNYSLKQKYKENTIQKAFQELKLNSNVRIQQLDLDLILKLFSLLEKYKED, from the coding sequence ATGTTTCTAGAAAAAAATAATATACAGGCAAAGAAAAAATTTGGGCAAAATTTTTTAATCGATAAAAAAATTATTCAAAGAATTATTGATCTAGTAGAAAGTAAAAATAAAAAAATTTTAGAAATTGGTCCTGGATTAGGAGCATTAAGTAAATTTTTGGTAAAAGAATGCACAGAATTTAAAGCTTTGGAAATTGATAATCAAATGATTGATTATTTATTAAAAAATCAAATTCTTCAAGAAAAACACTTGATTAAAGGAGATTTTTTAAAAATAGATTTAACCCCATTTAATGATTATGAAATTGTAGGTAATATTCCTTACAATATAACTAGCGAAATTTTGCTTAAAATATTTGAATACAGACATTTATTTAAAAGAGCAATAATAATGATGCAAAAAGAAGTAGCTGATCGTTTAGTGGCTAAATACAACACAGTCAATTATTCTAAATTAACAATTACTGCTCAATACGTTGCAAATATTAAAAAACATTTTTTAATAAGTAAAAATGCATTTAATCCTTCTCCAAAAGTAGATTCAGCAATAGTAGAATTTAAATTTAAACAAATTAAAAATGATAATTATGAAACTTTAAAAGATTTTTTTAAACTTTGCTTTTTTGCTAGAAGAAAAAAATTAAATTATTCTTTGAAACAAAAATATAAAGAAAATACAATTCAAAAAGCTTTTCAAGAATTGAAACTAAATTCTAATGTAAGAATACAACAATTAGATTTAGATCTTATTTTAAAACTTTTTTCATTATTAGAAAAATATAAAGAGGACTAA
- a CDS encoding NAD(P)H-dependent glycerol-3-phosphate dehydrogenase, whose protein sequence is MSKITFIGTGAFASALASVLAYNNHNIKMWGINQSEIDDINNGMNKKYFLNKKFNNEGNIWATNDLKKALKNSEFLILAVPSEAFNNVIPKIKEIIKKRKINIINVAKGIDSKTRNFYSQTLTNEFGKNLKNFCTLVGPSFAIEVFNNEFTMVNVVGKKNNYLKKVSALFNNNYFSVVTNQDENGAQLFASLKNVYAIGMGILSNISDSRNTLAALLTVAIKEMFLLREFLFGKSKKDIGINFASIGDTFLTCTSEKSRNYSFGIKIYQKGIQQALEENKTTVEGYRNALIFYDKLRNKKIDLPFLFNIFKILFENKNADLLLDFLSKKKN, encoded by the coding sequence ATGAGTAAAATTACATTTATTGGTACAGGAGCTTTTGCTAGTGCCTTAGCTTCAGTTTTGGCTTATAATAATCACAATATAAAAATGTGAGGAATAAATCAAAGTGAAATTGATGATATAAATAATGGAATGAATAAAAAATATTTTTTGAATAAAAAATTTAATAATGAAGGAAATATTTGAGCAACAAATGATTTAAAAAAAGCTTTAAAAAATAGTGAATTTTTGATTTTGGCTGTTCCTTCTGAAGCTTTTAACAATGTTATTCCGAAAATTAAAGAAATAATTAAAAAAAGAAAAATTAATATTATAAATGTAGCAAAAGGTATTGATTCCAAAACTAGAAACTTTTATTCTCAAACACTAACTAATGAATTTGGAAAAAATTTAAAAAATTTTTGCACTTTAGTAGGACCTTCCTTTGCAATAGAAGTTTTTAATAATGAATTTACAATGGTTAATGTTGTAGGCAAGAAAAATAATTATTTAAAAAAGGTTAGTGCATTATTTAATAATAATTATTTTTCAGTTGTAACTAATCAAGATGAAAATGGAGCACAATTATTTGCCTCACTAAAAAACGTTTATGCAATAGGTATGGGTATTTTAAGTAATATTAGTGATAGTAGAAATACTTTAGCCGCATTATTGACAGTTGCAATTAAAGAAATGTTTTTATTGAGAGAATTTCTTTTTGGAAAATCAAAAAAAGATATAGGTATAAATTTTGCTTCAATTGGAGATACTTTTTTAACTTGTACATCCGAAAAAAGTCGCAATTATTCTTTCGGTATTAAAATTTATCAAAAAGGTATACAACAAGCTTTAGAAGAAAATAAAACGACAGTTGAAGGTTATAGAAATGCTTTAATTTTTTATGATAAATTAAGAAATAAAAAAATTGATTTACCATTTTTATTCAATATTTTCAAAATATTATTTGAAAACAAAAATGCTGATTTATTATTAGATTTTTTATCTAAAAAGAAAAATTAA
- the rpoE gene encoding DNA-directed RNA polymerase subunit delta, whose protein sequence is MLDITLEFVKTNCANYEYVTFEEIFNVVEKELKAKWELEVEEKETTYENIRFNKVGELYRLLTVDSRFVRNVDGLWTIKLGFK, encoded by the coding sequence ATGTTAGACATTACTTTAGAATTTGTTAAAACTAATTGTGCTAATTATGAATATGTTACTTTTGAAGAAATATTTAATGTAGTTGAAAAAGAATTAAAAGCAAAATGAGAATTAGAAGTAGAAGAAAAAGAAACTACTTATGAAAATATTAGATTTAATAAAGTAGGAGAATTATATCGTTTATTGACCGTTGATTCACGTTTTGTTAGAAATGTCGATGGACTTTGAACAATAAAATTAGGTTTTAAATAA
- a CDS encoding tRNA (cytidine(34)-2'-O)-methyltransferase, with protein sequence MLNIVLFEPEISPNTGNIIRTCYALGAKLHIIKPIGFDLDPKFLSRPAAGRLLSDIPHEIHSSYEEFKKIYGKKRIYYLTRYGKKTYCDVDYKNELKTKKEIWIMFGKESTGIDKEILIKNLSNCLRIPMISNMRSINLANTVAIVGYEIMRQLDFKNLSLYEVQKGKDFLKEYVKQDK encoded by the coding sequence ATGTTAAATATTGTTTTATTTGAACCTGAAATATCACCGAATACAGGTAATATTATACGTACATGTTATGCGTTAGGGGCTAAATTGCATATTATCAAACCAATTGGTTTTGATTTAGACCCAAAATTTTTATCAAGACCTGCTGCTGGAAGATTGTTAAGTGATATTCCGCATGAAATTCATTCATCTTATGAAGAATTTAAAAAAATTTATGGTAAAAAAAGAATTTATTATTTAACTCGCTATGGTAAAAAAACATATTGTGATGTTGATTATAAAAACGAATTAAAAACAAAAAAAGAAATTTGAATAATGTTTGGCAAAGAATCTACAGGAATTGACAAAGAAATTTTAATTAAAAATTTATCTAACTGTTTGAGAATACCTATGATTTCAAATATGCGTTCTATTAATTTAGCAAATACTGTAGCAATTGTAGGTTATGAAATTATGAGACAATTAGATTTTAAGAATTTAAGTTTATATGAAGTACAAAAAGGGAAAGATTTTCTTAAAGAATATGTCAAACAAGATAAATAA
- a CDS encoding RNA methyltransferase: MSNKINNKITSVQNSTIKNLIKIKNSKKSEYFLVENYHLVEEALKLKIVKKIFELENKNHFPEAIKISDNVFKKITDLKNPEGVIALCEKPKNFNLTKQIVFLNNVQDPGNVGTIIRTMLAYNFTTLFTNINIYNCKIIRSTQGAFFHINYFNVANNDYEILTNLKSQGYQIVISSLSKNSISYNKINYKNIEKIILVLGNEGKGIDKKIYSLADYIIYIPINFESLNVAIANGIILNEIYQQKVK, encoded by the coding sequence ATGTCAAACAAGATAAATAATAAAATTACTAGCGTTCAAAATTCTACAATTAAAAATTTAATAAAAATAAAAAACTCAAAAAAATCAGAATATTTTTTAGTTGAAAATTATCATCTTGTAGAAGAAGCACTAAAATTAAAAATAGTAAAAAAAATATTTGAATTAGAAAATAAAAATCATTTTCCAGAAGCTATTAAAATTAGTGACAATGTTTTTAAAAAAATAACAGATTTAAAAAATCCTGAAGGTGTAATTGCGCTTTGTGAAAAACCTAAAAATTTTAATTTAACTAAGCAAATAGTATTTTTAAATAATGTACAAGATCCTGGTAATGTAGGCACTATTATTAGAACCATGTTGGCTTATAATTTCACTACTTTATTTACTAATATTAATATATATAATTGCAAAATTATAAGATCTACTCAAGGAGCTTTTTTTCATATTAATTATTTCAATGTTGCAAATAATGATTATGAAATATTAACTAATTTAAAATCACAAGGTTATCAAATTGTAATATCTTCTTTAAGTAAAAATAGTATATCCTATAACAAAATTAATTATAAAAATATAGAAAAAATAATTTTAGTTTTAGGTAATGAAGGCAAAGGAATTGATAAAAAAATATATTCTCTTGCTGATTATATTATTTATATACCTATAAATTTTGAAAGTTTAAATGTAGCAATTGCTAATGGAATAATTTTAAATGAAATTTATCAACAAAAGGTGAAATAA
- the ylqF gene encoding ribosome biogenesis GTPase YlqF — MQDNEILINWYPGHMAKAMKEIKEISNLVDLMIIILDARCPISSYNEDFDKIASNKKRLFIITKSDLMDTNKKELIKKRFQNETLLWLDLRNNKHKNTIINSINKMTKEKKLKDINKGFILSKIRVFVLGIPNAGKSTLINLISNKKTLKVANYPGVTRVKKWVSVNNMYFLDTPGILLPKFENQEAAIKLLMIGSIESKIFPNSFLAFNFLKILVKFYPEKVFNYWNEIIENKEIDDIDCHNFFSNVARKKNYKINNKLNLEKVYKEFIIWTKNLKGVTYD; from the coding sequence ATGCAAGATAACGAAATTTTAATTAACTGATATCCTGGACATATGGCTAAAGCAATGAAAGAAATCAAAGAAATATCTAATTTAGTTGATTTGATGATAATAATTTTAGATGCTAGATGTCCGATAAGTTCTTATAATGAAGATTTTGACAAAATAGCTTCGAACAAAAAACGTTTATTTATAATAACTAAAAGCGATTTAATGGATACTAATAAAAAAGAATTAATCAAAAAGCGTTTTCAAAACGAAACATTACTTTGATTAGATTTAAGAAATAATAAACATAAAAATACTATAATTAATTCAATTAACAAAATGACAAAAGAAAAAAAACTCAAAGATATTAATAAAGGATTTATTTTATCAAAAATAAGAGTTTTTGTTTTAGGTATTCCTAATGCTGGTAAAAGTACATTGATTAATTTAATATCAAATAAAAAAACACTAAAAGTAGCTAATTATCCTGGTGTAACTAGAGTAAAAAAATGAGTTAGTGTAAATAATATGTATTTTTTAGACACACCAGGTATTTTACTACCTAAATTTGAAAACCAAGAAGCAGCCATTAAATTATTAATGATAGGATCCATTGAATCAAAAATTTTTCCCAATAGTTTTTTAGCCTTTAATTTCTTAAAAATATTAGTAAAATTTTATCCTGAAAAAGTATTTAATTATTGAAATGAAATAATAGAAAACAAAGAAATAGATGATATAGATTGTCATAATTTTTTTAGTAATGTTGCCAGAAAGAAAAATTATAAAATTAATAATAAACTTAATTTAGAAAAAGTTTATAAAGAATTTATAATATGAACAAAAAATTTAAAAGGAGTAACTTATGATTAA